A single window of Haemorhous mexicanus isolate bHaeMex1 chromosome 28, bHaeMex1.pri, whole genome shotgun sequence DNA harbors:
- the HOXB6 gene encoding homeobox protein Hox-B6, producing the protein MSSYFVNSTFPVSLAAGQEPFLGQLPLYPSGYADPLRHYPGTFGAAGAQDKGYSSSPYYQQSSAAFGGRGSACDYGPGGFFRDKDPACAPAGPDEVPSFGAEARKADCAHSKSAFGESEEQKCSAPVYPWMQRMNSCNSSSFGPSGRRGRQTYTRYQTLELEKEFHFNRYLTRRRRIEIAHSLCLSERQIKIWFQNRRMKWKKENKLLSSSQLGAEDEEEKAAE; encoded by the exons ATGAGTTCTTATTTTGTCAACTCGACCTTCCCGGTGAGCCTGGCGGCGGGGCAggagcccttcctgggacagctgCCGCTGTACCCCTCGGGCTACGCGGATCCTTTGCGGCACTACCCCGGCACGTTCGGCGCCGCGGGCGCGCAGGACAAGGGCTACTCCTCCTCTCCTTACTACCAGCAGAGCAGCGCGGCGTTCGGCGGCCGCGGCTCCGCCTGCGACTACGGGCCCGGCGGCTTTTTCAGGGACAAGGACCCTGCGTGCGCCCCTGCCGGGCCGGACGAGGTGCCCTCCTTCGGCGCCGAGGCGCGCAAGGCGGACTGCGCGCACAGCAAAAGCGCCTTCGGAGAGAGCGAGGAGCAAAAGTGTTCCGCGCCCGTTTACCCCTGGATGCAGCGGATGAACTCTTGCAATA GTTCATCCTTCGGTCCCTCGGGTCGCCGGGGCCGCCAGACCTACACCCGGTATCAAActctggagctggagaaggaattccACTTCAACCGCTACCTGACCCGGCGGCGCCGCATCGAGATCGCGCACTCGCTGTGCCTGAGCGAGCGCCAGATCAAGATCTGGTTCCAGAACCGCCGCATGAAGTGGAAAAAGGAGAACAAACTGCTCAGCTCCTCGCAGCTCGGCGCCGAGGACGAGGAGGAGAAAGCGGCCGAGTGA
- the HOXB5 gene encoding homeobox protein Hox-B5, protein MSSYFVNSFSGRYPNGPDYQLLNYGTGSSMNGSYRDSSTMHSSSYGYNYNGMDLSINRSASSSHFGAVGESSRGFPSPAQESRFRQASSCSLSSPDSLPCSNSESHGGKPAPSPSEPAPAASSTNTNFTELDETSASSGADEGTPISSSIPRAQAEPIATSTAATEGQAPQIFPWMRKLHISHDMTGPDGKRARTAYTRYQTLELEKEFHFNRYLTRRRRIEIAHALCLSERQIKIWFQNRRMKWKKDNKLKSMSLASAGSAFQP, encoded by the exons atgaGCTCTTACTTTGTAAACTCGTTCTCAGGGCGCTACCCAAATGGCCCCGACTATCAGTTACTAAATTATGGGACCGGCAGTTCCATGAACGGTTCTTACAGAGATTCAAGCACCATGCATTCCAGCTCTTATGGCTACAACTACAATGGGATGGACCTTAGCATCAACCGCTCGGCCTCCTCCAGTCACTTTGGGGCTGTGGGCGAGAGCTCCCGCGgtttcccttctccagctcagGAGAGCAGGTTTAGACAGGCGTCCAGCTGCTCCTTATCTTCTCCCgactccctgccctgctccaacAGCGAGAGCCACGGAGGCAAACCCGCCCCGTCCCCCTCCGAGccggctcctgctgccagcagcaccaacaCAAATTTCACAGAACTAGACGAGACCAGCGCGTCCTCGGGAGCCGACGAGGGCACTCCAAtaagcagcagcatcccccgAGCGCAGGCAGAGCCCATCGCGACCTCCACGGCAGCGACAGAAGGGCAGGCACCTCAGATATTCCCTTGGATGAGGAAACTTCACATTAGCCATG ACATGACTGGACCGGACGGGAAGAGGGCGAGGACAGCGTACACTCGCTACCAGACGCTGGAGTTGGAGAAGGAATTCCACTTCAATAGATATCTCACCCGCAGGAGGAGGATAGAGATCGCTCACGCGCTCTGCCTCTCCGAGCGCCAGATCAAAATCTGGTTCCAGAACCGGCGCATGAAGTGGAAGAAGGATAACAAACTGAAAAGCATGAGCCTGGCCTCGGCCGGCAGCGccttccagccctga